GAATTCCCGCAGAAGGTGCACCTCCGCGTCGCGCCGCACCCCGTCCGCAAGGCGCCGCACATCCCTCAGATTCTCCGCGTCCATGACAATGGCGTAGTCCACGCGGCGGATGTCGTCCGCAGTGATCGGCCGCGCGCGGCCGCTCAGGGCGAGGCCGTGGCGCCGGGCTATTTCCGCTGCCCGCGCGTCCGGCGCCTGGCCCTCGTGGTAGGAGGAGGTGCCCGCAGAGTCCACATGGAAGCGCTGCTCCAGCCCCGCTTCGCGCACCAGGTGCCGGAACGTCGCCTCCGCCAGCGGCGACCGGCAGATGTTCCCCAGGCACACAAACAGCACCCGAACCGGCTGCGCCATTCAGCGCGCTCGTGGCGCGGCGCCCGAGGGCGCAGTCGCCTGACCGGTCACCGGCACCGGCACGGGGCTGCATACGTTGGCGGGGTCGTCGCCGCTCACGCATAGCTCCTTCCTGGGGCTACCCAGCTCGCCCGCGCCGTTGAACCCCCAGCAGTACGCCGTGCCGTTGCCGGCCAC
This genomic window from Gemmatimonadota bacterium contains:
- a CDS encoding low molecular weight phosphotyrosine protein phosphatase; protein product: MAQPVRVLFVCLGNICRSPLAEATFRHLVREAGLEQRFHVDSAGTSSYHEGQAPDARAAEIARRHGLALSGRARPITADDIRRVDYAIVMDAENLRDVRRLADGVRRDAEVHLLREF